Proteins encoded within one genomic window of bacterium:
- the rplW gene encoding 50S ribosomal protein L23 — MSDLYTVLKRPLVTEKSAMLGEQNKYVFEVERKATKIDIARAAELLFKVKVTDVTTSAIKSKTKRVGARIGETKSSKKAVITLAEGSTINIYGT; from the coding sequence ATGAGCGATTTGTACACCGTTCTCAAGCGGCCGCTGGTCACTGAGAAGAGCGCCATGCTCGGCGAGCAGAACAAGTACGTGTTCGAAGTCGAGCGCAAGGCCACCAAGATCGACATCGCCCGTGCGGCTGAGCTCCTGTTCAAGGTGAAGGTCACGGACGTCACCACCAGCGCGATCAAGTCCAAGACGAAACGCGTGGGTGCGAGGATCGGTGAGACCAAGTCTAGCAAGAAGGCTGTCATCACCCTGGCCGAAGGCTCGACCATCAACATCTACGGAACCTAG